From one Phocoena sinus isolate mPhoSin1 chromosome 6, mPhoSin1.pri, whole genome shotgun sequence genomic stretch:
- the LOC116756138 gene encoding nucleosome assembly protein 1-like 1, which produces MADIDNKEQSELDQDLDDVEEVEEEETGEETKIKARQLTVQMMQNPQILAALQERLDGLVETPTGYIESLPRVVKRRVNALKNLQVKCAQIEAKFYEEVHDLERKYAVLYQPLFDKRFEIINAIYEPTEEECEWKPDEEDEISEELKEKTKIEDEKKDEEKEDPKGIPEFWLTVFKNVDLLSDMVQEHDEPILKHLKDIKVKFSDAGQPMSFVLEFHFEPNEYFTNEVLTKTYRMRSEPDDSDPFSFDGPEIMGCTGCQIDWKKGKNVTLKTIKKKQKHKGRGTVRTVTKTVSNDSFFNFFAPPEVPESGDLDDDAEAILAADFEIGHFLRERIIPRSVLYFTGEAIEDDDDDYDEEGEEADEEGEEEGDEENDPDYDPKKDQNPAECKQQ; this is translated from the coding sequence ATGGCAGACATCGACAACAAAGAGCAGTCTGAACTTGATCAAGATTTGGATGATGTTGAAgaagtagaagaagaagaaactggtgaagaaacaaaaatcaaagcgCGTCAGCTGACTGTTCAGATGATGCAAAATCCTCAGATTCTTGCAGCCCTTCAAGAAAGACTTGATGGTCTGGTAGAAACACCAACAGGATACATTGAAAGCTTGCCTAGGGTAGTTAAAAGACGCGTGAATGCTCTCAAAAACCTTCAAGTTAAATGTGCACAGATAGAAGCCAAGTTCTATGAGGAAGTTCATGATCTTGAAAGAAAGTATGCTGTTCTCTATCAACCTCTATTTGATAAGCGATTTGAGATCATTAATGCCATTTATGAACCTACAGAAGAAGAATGTGAATGGAAACCAGATGAGGAAGATGAAATTTCGGAGGAGCTAAAAGAAAAGACCAAGattgaagatgagaaaaaggatgaagaaaaagaagaccccaaaggAATTCCTGAATTTTGGTTGACCGTTTTTAAGAATGTTGACTTGCTCAGTGATATGGTTCAGGAACATGATGAACCTATTCTGAAGCACTTGAAAGATATTAAAGTGAAGTTCTCAGATGCTGGTCAGCCTATGAGTTTTGTCTTAGAATTTCACTTTGAACCCAATGAATATTTCACAAATGAAGTGTTGACAAAGACATATAGGATGAGGTCAGAACCAGATGATTctgatcctttttcttttgatggACCAGAAATTATGGGTTGTACAGGGTGCCAGATAGattggaaaaaagggaagaatgtCACTTTGAAAACCATTAAGAAGAAGCAGAAACACAAGGGACGTGGGACAGTTCGTACTGTGACCAAAACAGTTTCTAATgactctttctttaatttttttgcccCTCCTGAAGTTCCTGAGAGTGGAGATCTGGATGATGATGCTGAAGCTATCCTTGCTGCGGACTTTGAAATTGGTCACTTTTTACGTGAGCGCATAATCCCAAGATCAGTGTTATACTTTACTGGAGAAGCTattgaagatgatgatgatgattatgatgaAGAAGGTGAAGAAGCGgatgaggaaggggaagaagaaggagatgaggaaaatgatCCAGACTATGACCCAAAGAAGGATCAAAACCCAGCAGAGTGCAAGCAGCAGTGA